Proteins from one Brienomyrus brachyistius isolate T26 unplaced genomic scaffold, BBRACH_0.4 scaffold92, whole genome shotgun sequence genomic window:
- the LOC125727212 gene encoding uncharacterized protein LOC125727212 isoform X2, whose product MATAGGPSRKPFSGLWLVAGGGLRNIARFCWRAEGQVGTFPDRLAFIREVAFKALGLRILCVQRNGPFRFFEVTLSTDESYTKVLERSKEGAQHPLLGRYNIEPLWWPDKRCHSFGHTLEGCANLRCRNCLESGHMARDCKGPRRCIHCNGEDHLARSCPQKKTTYADALSGNRAVGTENGGGALAPTTGQEQPATGAGGEALVEVEEAPSSATPMQEGSPNKVEQLALAPGVSSRRKKSGASPRGRKKSRREAQPDAPSPPAATSPAVAAGDQGRQCSPSPMLEALPFLMYPLCCCWLILSVSSL is encoded by the exons atggcaacggccggcggaccatcgaggaagcccttcagcgggctgtggctggtagcaggcgggggcctgcggaatatcgcccggttctgctggagggctgaggggcaggtgggcaccttccccgaccggctggccttcatccgggaggtggccttcaAAGCACTGGGCCTTCGTATTCTTTGCGTACAGCGGAATGGCCCCTTCCGCTTCTTcgaggtcaccttgtccaccgacGAGAGTTACAccaaggtcctggagcggagcaaggagggggcccagcacccccTCCTCGGACGTTACAACATCGAGCCgctgtggtggcccgacaagcgg tgccacagctttggacacaccctggagggatgcgccaacctgcgctgccgcaactgcctggagtcggggcacatggccagggactgcaagggcccccgtcgctgcatTCACTGCaacggcgaggaccatctggctcgttcctgcccacagaaaaagactacatatgccgacgctctgtcgggcaacagagcagtcggcacggagaatggtgggggagctctagcccccacgactgggcaggaacagccggcgacgggggcaggaggagaagccctggtcgaggtggaggaggccccttcgagtgcgacaccaatgcaggaggggtctccgaacaaggtggagcagctcgccctggctccaggcgtcagcagcaggcgaaagaagagcggtgcatccccccggggcaggaagaagagcagaagggaggcgCAACCCGACGCACCCAGCCCTCCGGCTGCCACCTCGCCAGCAGTGGCGGCCGGGGACCAAGGCCGACAGTGTTCCCCCTCCCCGATGTTAGAGGCCCTCCCTTTCCTGATGTACcccctgtgctgctgttggttgattctcagtgttagtagtttgtga
- the LOC125727212 gene encoding uncharacterized protein LOC125727212 isoform X1, producing MATAGGPSRKPFSGLWLVAGGGLRNIARFCWRAEGQVGTFPDRLAFIREVAFKALGLRILCVQRNGPFRFFEVTLSTDESYTKVLERSKEGAQHPLLGRYNIEPLWWPDKRPPFCRQCHSFGHTLEGCANLRCRNCLESGHMARDCKGPRRCIHCNGEDHLARSCPQKKTTYADALSGNRAVGTENGGGALAPTTGQEQPATGAGGEALVEVEEAPSSATPMQEGSPNKVEQLALAPGVSSRRKKSGASPRGRKKSRREAQPDAPSPPAATSPAVAAGDQGRQCSPSPMLEALPFLMYPLCCCWLILSVSSL from the exons atggcaacggccggcggaccatcgaggaagcccttcagcgggctgtggctggtagcaggcgggggcctgcggaatatcgcccggttctgctggagggctgaggggcaggtgggcaccttccccgaccggctggccttcatccgggaggtggccttcaAAGCACTGGGCCTTCGTATTCTTTGCGTACAGCGGAATGGCCCCTTCCGCTTCTTcgaggtcaccttgtccaccgacGAGAGTTACAccaaggtcctggagcggagcaaggagggggcccagcacccccTCCTCGGACGTTACAACATCGAGCCgctgtggtggcccgacaagcgg cctcccttctgccggcagtgccacagctttggacacaccctggagggatgcgccaacctgcgctgccgcaactgcctggagtcggggcacatggccagggactgcaagggcccccgtcgctgcatTCACTGCaacggcgaggaccatctggctcgttcctgcccacagaaaaagactacatatgccgacgctctgtcgggcaacagagcagtcggcacggagaatggtgggggagctctagcccccacgactgggcaggaacagccggcgacgggggcaggaggagaagccctggtcgaggtggaggaggccccttcgagtgcgacaccaatgcaggaggggtctccgaacaaggtggagcagctcgccctggctccaggcgtcagcagcaggcgaaagaagagcggtgcatccccccggggcaggaagaagagcagaagggaggcgCAACCCGACGCACCCAGCCCTCCGGCTGCCACCTCGCCAGCAGTGGCGGCCGGGGACCAAGGCCGACAGTGTTCCCCCTCCCCGATGTTAGAGGCCCTCCCTTTCCTGATGTACcccctgtgctgctgttggttgattctcagtgttagtagtttgtga